ttagccttagcttagaccggtcagtttcaaaggataattacggtttaatcgcgtgaaaggcgaaaaccgggaatggaatgtggtttggacccaacaagtttgaagacttgttttatatgggtaatataaccacactctggattttgaggttaaaacgataaggtttgacccgtttcggctagtttatgtaaactagttacataaaccggaccgtgcgcgcaaaaggcgtaacgggtaaccgtaagagtcctacacaagtttcctaagtcaatatgctttaaagaggttgtggtatcagtaggataccttccataatgcccgtaacgagtttaattccattatatgccccgtaggggtattttggtcattttaaagatcataaaagaggtttctgagttctacaggaaatatgagttttccgaacagtttataaagtccaaaatactctatttattatttaaaatcagtagcaactggaatcgggtcaaaataccttgtagaactcaagttatgctcgaaaaggggtatattcggtatttaccgaaccgatgccataaccgcaggttatgagcaggttaaaaataattaaaaatctttaaaattccaaaatattattttacatcagtgggtaaaaggtttggtgtcgaaatctgggtttagataggcgttatgctaattgcgccatttaattactaaagttttcgtaattgcgctattcagcataactcccattctagacctcggattgacgtgaaattttagggacatgcttagaaatcagtaactaagattattgtcctttcacatgtccaaaattctcgttttaaagtaaaaagggcgttacggtcaacttttaagcatttaacggaaatgtgttaaagacttggacaaacaacgaaccggtcacagagggttataccatcatgtaacctggtcctaagagagtccaaatgcatatctaaatcataccataacgggtcagaactgaagtcaaagcaaaagtcaaagttttgcgactttcggttccgaaccgggtcaaaacagtaaatggtcggatcaaacaagcttagactagttaatatacttattatcatgttataggagtgttaaaacaggttacacgctatctacattcccgattatgcataaattcgcaaaatagcattctgttgactttttctaagcaagtttgacgcgacaatcggactagttagagtgggaatcagagggtgcccttttaggggtttaaagcctacatgattaccaacatataactacctttgattcgacaaaccactggagcatttgtgatttatcgtaaagtcaatcattaattacgacggattgacttttaagctaaaactatcgaaaactaaaccacaaagggttaggcatacttacagaagcttggtgcatgaccagagatgttagaagaatgctcttgagctctagaagtgatcaagaaagcaggtttgaggtgtgtttcaaatgtgtgcactacatggccttttatagtgaactttggggcacaagatcatcacaactaagtctataattgctcatggatgatcagcagctgtccctgagtgctaggggacgtgtagggggcgcccatgctgccataattgcatcCAAGGTCGGTTAAAACAACAAACAGTGAACCTGTGCATGTTTTTTGCATCTGgcggtctgacgcggcccgcattaaggatcaggctacccttacgcgggccgcctgaatccttatgttAGGAACCGGATCTTCACTGCCCGCGCGGCCTGCGTTAGCTTCCTGGTTTCttcaacgcggcccgcctgaggcctgtaattcaagattttcaaatcttttgccattattagcctgacctttcggtttcgaaggggtaactttgcgatttgggcctcgattatttacgaataagggcctcgtgacttttacccgcgccgttaagtccccggttagtttaattactatccgaaaagccctaactttcaatgttgacgcttttaaccctttttaacgaattcgatcataactttctcgttttgattcagaacttcgcgaaatttatatcgtatattctagtgagcgtaatttactgttacaaagcctcgggtatgttaaagggtcactcagaggtataacttaaacatattgacacaattaacccctgtagtttgtaatctttcactttcttccgcaattcgttccgtacgatccatgatttatccgtttgaaggtacgagcattatttagggttactgtatagtatatttatcccttgttgacatttttttaaccctcgaatttacatactctcaatgtttgtcaagtttagtcctttattcagtatttaacaccacgtgtaaactcaagacacgtgtcgatacattattggacgcaaaatttcgaggtgatACATAATGTCTATATATCTAATCCAGTCAATCCAAGTGAAGGTTAAAAACAgtataaaacaaacaaaactttgTGCTATCATGTATGATGTAACCCTCTTATTGCTTATCTACTTTATACCCAAAATTCTAAATTAATGGATGAAGGATAAATAGTACCTAGAAATTAACACAAATTTGACCCATACAAACTAAAAATTACTGCTTCTCATGCCCAATTCAAGTTAAAATAACAACAAATGATATTTACGTTTGTTCATATAGAATAAATGATATATCAACTTATATATCTATCGAATTGAAACCTAAATAATAATTCAGATAAAAAATCGAAGTGGATCAGCAGATAGAAGGATAGGGGGCTTACTGTTACCGAAAGCCGCTGTGGAAACAAAGGCGACTACCGGAGGCAGAGAAGCATCCGGAAGATTGCCGATAATCGCCGGAGCTAGGGTTTTAAATTTTAAggttttttcaatgtttttgttgATTTGTGATGTGCACGTGATAGGAAGTCTAGCCTAGATAGAGAAAGAAGAAAACTGCAGATTAGGCAATTATGTAATTTTGTGAGgagggcatttttgtaattatgtcGGTGCACTATTGCACCGACTTTCTCCTTTAAGATTGTATATAATAGGATGTGGTTATACAATATACGAAGATACGTGTTGCTTATAAAGGGAACCAGTGAGTTTTCTCCGCGCGTCGCGGCGGGTGCAGCTATCATATCAAATCGAACCGAAACAACTGTATTTATTCTTGTTGTTTTTGTTTTCGAAAAACTGATCCTATTTCGCTACCATACCATACCTTACCAAACCGAACCGAACAACATCGATATTGGtatgtattcatttttatggttttttataACGGATACCGTGCCGCTACTATAGTGAACTGAATGAACAGCATCGATTTCTGTAGCACTGTTTTTCTTTAGATAAACTAACACCGTTCCAAACAACATAGGTACCGGTACTTGTATTCAATTTTATGGTTTCTTATTAAAAAAATCATTTATACAACTATGTATGCAACTATAAATGAATAAAGTATCATGACAATCTAAACCGATCGATATTGTTCGAACAACATTATATTGGTATCGATACCGATGTTTGTTTTATCGTTTTTGGCCGATGTAAATCACATATTAATTTCTATACTAATTAAGTGCATGTATCGTATCGATAGCATAACGAACCGAAGTGATACCAATCCAACGCCTACGGTAACGACCATTATAACACGCAACCAAATAACTTGGAAtgttaacaaataaataaacatagaTACAAAGTTAGATTTTTGAAAAAGTTAACGAACACaagttattattaaaaaaatcaaataataattaaaaaagttaaaaaacaaatacttaaatattattaattactatttattactaaaaaaatcaaatcaaataataaataatatattagtaAAGTTTAAAAACAAATAACTTAGAAATTATAATGTACTATTCATCAAGAGTTGGAATTggaattattatatatatataattactttCTAGAATTCAATATCACTTCACCAAATGTTGAATTTATATATCCAAAAATAATATTGTAGGGTAACAAAGTGGATAATGACAATGAGCATCAAATACGTAGGGGCATCCTGTCAGTTGAAGTCAAGTGAGAGTTGTTTTCGACTCAACTCCCTCCAAACACACATGCCCCCCACACTCTCTCACCATCACCATTTTTAACATGACCAatcaaattttatatatatattttttaacggCAACAAACGACGTGTTAACTACCGTGACACCGGCGCTGTGGCCAATTTTGACTACTCGGCCGCCGCTAGCGTCTTGGCTCTCTCAGATGCGCAGAAatccgacctccacccgcccggaggcacgacagtgaaataaTCGGTAAATCTTCGCCtctcatccaagacgaaccgACGACACCTGTATTCGCCTTTCACCTGGATACCGCAGAAAATAATAAGGAGAGTAAGAGTCAAAACTGAGTCACAAGTAACACAAGTTTTTCCCCAATCACTCCATTAATAAGTCATGTTACCGTATAAACATATTTAAATAAGGAGAAAATGCTGTTATATAAAATGTGTATCAATGCAACTTGCAACTGGTATTGATAGCACAATGCAAATACAATACTACACGTATAGTTGGAAAAAAAATTAGTTTACAGacattaaattaacaatttattATTGCAATTTTAAATTTTATTGACATGAAAGTTGAAGGGGAATGAACATTAAAAATTGGATTTTGTCTAAGTAGTGTAAAAAAGATTGTGTGATGATATTTGACACTCCTTACAAAAGGACAATATTATTGAAACATTTTGGTCCTTAAAAGCAGGAAAATGAAGATGACATGTGACATCTTTGTTGTTTTCTAAAAAATACAACTCAAAAAATTTAGCACAGAAAACTTAGcacaaaaaatatagtacaaaaattcagcacaaaaaatgttataaaacatagaaatataacacatttttgtgttttttagtcATATATTTTTTATAGCATTATGGTACTCAAACTAAAGATAAAAAATACTCGATtttatggtgaaatttttatgaaaaaataatgttgTATAAATAGTTACGAATGTTTAAAAAATAGCATGTGACTTGTATGTGAAGAGAGAAAGtcaaaaaataaaattttctcAAGATACCATTACACTTCTCTTTTTTCCTACATTTTATTCTTAACTATTGATTTCAATAACCTATGCAAACATTTAATTTTCGTTTATAACTTACTTTTGATAAAATATAACCATTGGCTTATCAACCAAAGGGGTTGGAGTCCACTTACTGGaccataagaaaaaaaaaatacaaacgaACAACCGAAAAAATCATTTATTCATAGTAGCAAAATATTAGGCACCAAAATTACAAGAAAATAGAACATTACACCTTATACATTACAAGCCATGAACACACTTAAACAAAAACCTTAAACTTTTCCAGTCCTCGCATTTCATACTTGTCTCCTTTGAGCGATTTTTGACACACAGGTATTGTAGTGACTTAGCTTCCTCCAATGCTTTGGTAACTGATGTGGTATGTTATTAAAAACCACTTAGTTTCGTATTCACCAAACACACCAAAACACTATAAGAACAATGTAAGGCCATAAATTTGAGCATGTTTACGCTTGTCTTTATCAAACACACTTAAAGGTTATTTGGACTTAGTTTTCTAGTGGGGTTGgattaggccatgtgggccaatttATATGTGGACCCTATATAATGTTATGTGTAGTTCATTATTAGGGTTAAGCGTTAAGCATTAGTGTTGTTGGTTGTATGCGATTTGTGCTTGAACGACATTGTACCAGACAAGATTTTAGCTTGTGTGTAATCAATATACAATCATTTTATCTTATTCTCATCACTTTCAATTGTTTTCCGCACTCTTGAACGTGTTTGTGATATCCTACGAAGATCTTTGGACTTACAAACAATAGCGTGCaggcttttttttctttttcctcaAACCGGGACTAAAGTCATGAAGATCCAATAAGTCTCTGATGTCAAATGCCAAAATAAGTGAAATTTTACACCAAAGCGCCACATTTTGTCAAATGGTTTGGGCGAAATGACACGAAACAAATAAGTGGTCACTTCATTCTTCATACTTGCAAGAAGATGCATGCTTGAAACAAATAAGTGGTCTCTTGATTCTTCATACTTGCAAGAACATGCATGCTTAACACATTAATATTTCTCATGGCTAAGGCATACCTCTTTGGAAGCCCTTTTTTCCGCCCTCCACGCCACCATTGCGACTTTATTAGGAACCCAATTGTTCCAcataggcctgtaaatgaaccgaacgaacacgaacataggcattttcgtgttcgttcatttaactttaaccgaacacgaacatgaactccaacacactttttttgttcttgttcgtttatgttcgttcgtttaaaggcTAAACCAACAAtttacgaacataaacgaacataaacaggAAAAAATTAACTGAATAAACATGATAAATTAACATGcttgaacaaacataaacgaacacaaatgaacgtaactgaataaatataaacaaacacaatttaacattagtgaacacaaacaaacaagtctaatatattatAGTTCATCCGAAAACACATATAAGCTAGGATTCATGGATTCTAAATTTAAGTaacttttatataaatattaagtaaGTGATCAGTTACGATctaagaaaaattttaaaatttcattttttattaCTAGAAAAACTTAAgtactaattagttatatttatataagtagttagatttatataaatataactatttaagtatttactaaaatataaatgaacataaacgaacgtaaaTAAACGAATATTCACGAACATCAATGAACGAATACAAgatgtgttcatgttcgttcatttaattaaagaaacaaaattttttgttcgtgaATTTTCCGCCGAATAAATTCACGAACAGTTTATGAACGTTCAATTCTAGTTTCAAACAAACAAGTAATTTGGCATGGACCTATTGAAACCCGCCACACTTTTAATACTTGAGACCGAAAACGAGTCAGATGGATCTAGTTTCCAAAAGCGTTTAACTTTCCCAGCTGAAAGGTGTATCGTTTTTAACATTGTTACCGATCTTgttacatttatttatttactattaTTTTGTCTTTTTACAAAAACAGAGTTTTTATGAAAAATTAACCCTTAAATTATAAAGGATAAAAAAACATGTTTGATGAGTCATTCCAGTTAAATGGTGTCTTTGATCCTGCAATATAACAATTAACAAGAACAATGTATGTTAGTTAAGTAAAATTACAAAGAAAACGCAATAAAAAGTAATATTTAATATATCTGTATGGTAGTTAAGtaaatttaaaatgaaaaaacaataaaaggtaatttaattaattttggtccctgtggtttagacACTTTTACCATTTTGATCCAAATCTCaaattttttaaatctgggtccatgtggtttcacttttattaccattttagtccaaaattcaaaaactttcTTTTTTAACTGTTGCAACatgcctattttgtctttttttacAGGGGCAATTTTGTCCATCTGATTTTAATCTAACATatttataattaataaactaaattaaaTATCTATAACTCCTTTATACTCTTATTTAACCATCAtcttcccaaaaaaaaaaaaataaataaataaataaataaataaaaaaaaccttaACCCACAAAATCGAAGCAGATCATCTTCCTCAAAAAATCCATAATCCCACAATGAATCTCCTGCAACAAAACGGCTCCGATGAGTCTCACCCACAAAGTATGACGGCTTCCACAGCTCACGCCCTTGTAAAATCATCATGCGACAACACATTTTACCCAGAATTATGCTACTCCACCATCACTAGCCACTCTGAAGTCACCAAAAAGGTGAAAAGCCAAAAGGACGTGATCGAGCTGGCTGTGAATATCACAAAAACCACAGTGGAGAAAAACTACTTCCAGATAAAGAAGCTGAGCACTCGAAAAGGCCTGAATACACGCGAGATTGGGGCGCTTCACGACTGTCTAGAAATGGTAGCCGAAACGTTGGAAGAGCTTACGGAAGTTGAGAAAGACCTGGAGGAGTACCACACCAAGAAATCCCTACAACAGCACGCTAACGATCTCAAGACGCTTATGAGCTCCACCATCACCGACCAGGAGACTTGTCTTGACGGCTTCTCTCACGGCGGTGCTTCGATTTtgtgggttaggtttttttttccggAAGATGATGGTTAAATAAGGGTATAAAggaattatatatatttaatctagtttattaattattaatatgttaAATTAAAATCAGATGGACAAAATTGCccctgcacaaaaagacaaaataggtaGGTTGAAATAGTAAAAAATGTAGGATCATTgtgcgacctgaatgagtcgttcagaagagtttcgatccgaatcaaaggcggaattcaatgaAACGGACTTGATAACAGTTTGATTCACTTTaaatgtctcttgtattgatttaatagtattacagcacctggagacaatTCCGCAGAGCTTCGCTACCAAATTCCAATCCTTACCAATGACAAACCATGCTCCCCTATATATAGACCAaggtatttcgtacgaaatgactttagttcatttcgtacgaaatggatttctccatttcgtgcgaaatggtctttggccatttcgtgcgaaatagctatCACACACACAAACCTAATTTCTATCCTATCGagcactggtttatcctatctgattacatgactcgatacaagacgaagtcaatagacatatgcactaacagactcccccttggatattaacgaagtcttcagtgtcgagtcttcagcatgacacatcttcagtcttgatcagtcttcttaAGGctcccctttcgtcaagcttccgtgcttttgggatcgacacctggctttccggttacaagctcccccttgcttcgagctcgtcttcagactcccccttagactcagctatCGGGATCATAATCTAGTACAACATCTGCAATCACTtaaacatttataagtaaaagCATTATAAACATCCAATTATCCAGTAATTGTAACCCTGGCTctattaaactttctaaatcaagatcctggctctaaaatataataatatgaatatgtccagaaatacttgattcactccccctatcaacaatcttcatAGATTTAGCGGTTTTAGTAAACAAAATCCGAAACTAGCTCTTTTACATGTTTTAACAGTCTAAgcatccaactccctcacagttaatgatccaagtccaacttaatgaccttggagatttccacaaactgtttttgatttttgattttaaaactacaagtttcaaattaatgaacttcttttattttcaaaaatacaatcagcatacttagattttgaaactcagcgttccagacatcggttgtcgaaactaaagtagaaatcaaaatctttttgtatttttctgaaacataaagcagtaaagaaatatttacaaacatatttatagacaatatttttgtttgagttcgtgttagaggatcatatcagtttatgacaaatcactagtaccgttgagcttttaACACTTTAAGTTTTatacgattcacttagattgttagtatactgatccacttaaattttcacacaaaattcaattgattcaagatacgagattaatgttttaaggacttaaacatattcgcgtgtcccacctcagaatatactcccgtatcaaaattccctagattcagtcttacaggtgagtataccaatttgatatctgttCTCTGGGTtcgtgcgagaccttgagagctcatgtatgaacttccgttcagtcaaagagatgaaggctcgacttaaggtgtgttccctttagagaatcttttcttcaactgcaattgattcgtatctttcgatattttatcAATTTTTAAGCAGAGGGTGAGCTTTTaaagcgcgtaaagtattatacgaggtctaggccattgcttccacaaaatcagaagaccaggtataatgcCACaaatatcaaacagtataaagacctagtatctcagaatcatgcaatctctcaaacaagatttcgggggttacccatatatccgagagatgttccccacgagataagcaagtatttgatatttaggtttatatctcaataCAAtatactaagcgtgtaaaaacctactggcatatcatcagtgagaccgtttatcacaattaaacaTTCCATTtttttagcgtactgtgattgtctactgatgtactatcatttcctctttttacacaataactcaatttttgaaatttatcatgtttttgaccttttcaaattttctaatgtttttggattttctgaaatattcttactccccctaaaatacaaaaccatttaaagaaaatttgacaaaccgacactgatagctttatctcgccatccattttctgctttacATGCTCAGCTTTGCAAATgtataacgtacccccatgatttacaacacattgattttttttAGTTCGAAAACCgattttcaatcttgtgaaactaatcatgtttgttccgctgtgagggtttcggcgtattcaatcaacatatttttgaattttagaatttttgacaaatttaaaaacaaacatatttttaatttttcaaatttttgacaaaataaaaacatatttttggttttttaaatttttcaatttttagggtttttgaaatattgtttatttatgtacaaaaatcaaacaaactccctgtttcaacagTAGCAGGGACCAGCAGCCTCCTCTTCTccttgtgccaggctgctccgatTTCCATTCTCACAGTCTTCAattttcttgagcacctgcacattcaactattCAATCACTTGAACAATctagcccaggtctgtttgaccttaggcatttcaacacaatatgcatcATTTAATTTCGGAAAAACTTTGTCATCTTGAACAAAGACTTTTtcaactttgacttcaactttttcattatttaccgaagtcatttgtttcttaacagaccatgtgtgaccttttggagtacctcgtttgtaaaaatttgaatctttttgaacattttgattctgaacaacatttggtttccaaaactcatttggttttgttgcatcgaCATTTGttctccaactttgtgttgttctaaatctgggtgtgtgagaattccaggtctgtcttgaatcgaacctattcgggtttgatttccaagtttgatttaaaacaaacttgtttgtgttgtacctccaagtttattttgaatcaaatctgattgacctttgtttcacatcctcagatttctgtttctcaacattttcagacttctttttctcaacatcaacaggtttcagatttggacacttagTGCAAGACgtccagtttgatcacatttgaaacatgttctcttggacacatctttgacctgtggttgttgctttttcttttgagcatagaactctttattagactgacgcctaaattggagttctttctcttcttcggaacttgttccgtgaacaaaattcatttttgcctgataatttggtATTTCATTTTTGttccaactttgtttcttcttataacccaaaccagccttcatatttttctttttgaaaccaggtttgttataaaaagttttatgaccTTTTCTAGCACACTTTtttcagacttttcaatctcaaccatcttgaaaactttgtcaatcttttccgaaatcacattctgaatcgggaatacaatatctaagaataatttgtctgatccaatcatggtataaaccaatccttttgaatctttattcaaatttttctcagattttgagtttttcagatattcttcatgaaatctaccttcattttcatcatgtgattcagctttacctgtatcaaccgactcttctttcaacacattttcaacgaccttacctaccacctctgaatcactagaatcatcagatttggaataggttatgtcaatgttatctgtcaattgatctaccatgttgaaagctttttcgaccttttcatcatcataaaatgcaaactattccggtggtggaacttgatgaaactctgagacaatgccctttttgttttgctcagaatctttaccatccggttttatattgaaaattctttcaagcacatatgatgacgcatgataactttttaacttgttgtcatcctgttctaaatcagcaatctggcgttttagcttagcaacatccacAATATAAGAATttacaacttgttgctttatttCATACCGTCGCTTAAATgtatcagttgtttcagaacagtacctcaatcttgattgaacaagtttcatttgaccCTTCACATCTTCATATGACTTTTTAGTAATGTG
This genomic stretch from Helianthus annuus cultivar XRQ/B chromosome 8, HanXRQr2.0-SUNRISE, whole genome shotgun sequence harbors:
- the LOC110906472 gene encoding pectinesterase/pectinesterase inhibitor U1-like, translated to MNLLQQNGSDESHPQSMTASTAHALVKSSCDNTFYPELCYSTITSHSEVTKKVKSQKDVIELAVNITKTTVEKNYFQIKKLSTRKGLNTREIGALHDCLEMVAETLEELTEVEKDLEEYHTKKSLQQHANDLKTLMSSTITDQETCLDGFSHGGASILWVRFFFPEDDG